In Vigna angularis cultivar LongXiaoDou No.4 chromosome 8, ASM1680809v1, whole genome shotgun sequence, the DNA window ATAGGATGCTCAAGGTACGGAAGATGCGTGAAAAGTGGAGGCCTTTCACTTGCCAGCATTGGTGAATCATGCCCTCTTGATGTGGTGTTTGTGGGAGGGTCTCGTGGCTTGCCATTGTCATTCTCACCCGTTGACCCTAAGAAAGGTGTTGTTCGTGTGTCCACTGATTTGAACATCATGTTCTCCACCGATCACAGCAGTTGTGCTGAGTATTCGACAGTGTGGAAACTGGAGCACTTTGATGTTGCTAAAGGACAGTGGTTTGTGACCACTGGTGGCTCTGTGGGAAACCCTGGTTGGGGAACCATACGCAACTGGTTCAAGATTGAGAAGTTTGAAGGTGCTTATAAAATTGTCTATTGTCCAACTCTGTTACCTTATTCCAAGCACTTGTGCAAGGATGTTGGCATCTTTGTGGATGAAAATGGCTATAAGCGTTTGGCTCTAAGCGATGTTCCATTCAAAGTCAAGTTTCAGCTTGCCTGAACAAATTAATGTCTGTGAAACTAATAagtgtgttttgttttaattcagTGTTTATCAAGTTAATTGTGAATGCATGTTATGTTAAAAGAAGttaataaaatgaagaaatatctTCACTTTTAtgtcttaaattttataataaattttctcaTCAATTGAAATTTGGAAAAGTGGAAAGACGCTTTAGTATTCAAGAACGTCAAATTAAGGGAGAAAAAAACGTTAAATAGTGTATTCAAAACACATGCTTAATGGAgatatatacgacaaaaatctGATACATATACTTATGGAAAGTATATTTAACAGAGTTGCACGGAAGAACAGACGTGACCAGTCACAGAAATATATTTATGGAGAGTAAGAAATCCTTCGCTGCAAGATACAATAATCATAAAATGAAATGTCATCCATTACTGTTTTGTGTTTACAATTACAAGTTAGAATATGACAAGTTTCTTTCTGTTGTCATTgtctttttaaattgaaataataacataataaaggtgttgaataatttattacatcTCACCAGTATATGTAAACACAATCTAAAAACCGATTATTATTTACATAGTTCTTCACCCCcaaaattactttaataaccTTATGAAAATCTGTAACCTTCTGAAAATCTGCAAAAGTTGTGGCTTACGCAtctcataattattttaatattcattcaCTTACACACGGTTCAATAGCATTAATGAAAGTTATTGATCATATTAATGATTACTTCATTTTTCACCAACCAATTGAAAGAATATGGTATGTATACCTGCACCCCCTACATCTTCGAAATACACTGCAACATGCTCACTTTGCAacgttattttttgttttttttttctgtcgtTGGGTTGATTGTGGTCCCTATCGTGGTTCATCGTTGGAGTGGTGGTCCCAATCTGCCATTGGAGGTGATCTCGATGGTCCGATGATGGTGTCTTTTCTGGTGACGTGTGGTGTTGGGCGCTGAAAGAGGTAAGTTATAAGTTACAAATGTTAACCGAGAGTTTGGTGTCAGGCTTTAACCGGATTTCGAACCGGCAAGATTATAACCGAACTTCAACCTTCGGTTAAGAATTTGGCCCAATTTAAGTTCCgatttctttcatatatatgtatagaGCTCTTCCCCCTACACCTCCATAATGTCATCCTACACCCcaaaattactttaataaccTTCTAAAAATTTGCAAAAGTTGTAACTTATTATCATCCTGCATcccataattattttaatattcatcCACTTACACACGGTTCAATAGCATTAATGGAAGTTAATGATCATGTTAATGATTACTTCCTTTTTCACCAACCAATTGAAAAAATCCAGTATGTATACCTGCACCCCctacattttcaaaatatactgCAACATACTCACTTTGGAACGTTATTCTTTGGTTTTTTTTTGTCTGTCATTGGGTTGATTGTGGTCCCTATCATGGTTGATCGTTGGAGTGGTGGTCCCAACTACCATTGGAGGTGGTCCCACTGGTCCGTTGGTGGTGTCTTTTCTGGTGGCGTGTGGTGTTGGGCGCTGAAAGAGGTAAGTTATAAGTTACAAATGTTAACCGAGAGTTTGGTGTCAGGCTTTAGCCGGATTTCTAACCGGAGAGATTATAACCGAACTTCAAGCTTCGGTTAAGAGTTTTGCGCAATTTAAGTTCTggtttctttcatatatatgtATAGGGCTCTTCCTCCTGCACCTCCATAATGTCATCCTGCACCCCcaaaattactttaataaccTTCTGAAAATCTGCAAAAGTTGTGGCTTATTCTCATCCTGCATcccataattattttaatatccaTCCACTTACACACAGTTCAGTAGCATTAATGGAAGTTAATGATCATATTAATGATTacttcctttttcaaaaaccaaTTGAAAGAATCCAATGTGTATACCTGCACCCCCTATATTTTCGTACACTACAACATACTCACTTTGCAACgttattctttgtttttttttttctgtcgtTGGGTTGATTGTGGTCCCTATCGTGGTTGATCATTGGAGTGGTGGTCCCAATCTGCCATTGGAGGTGGTCCAGGTGGTCCGGTGGTGGTGTCTTTTCTGGTGGCGTGTGGTGTTGTGCGCTGAAAGAGGTATGTTATGAGTTACAAATGTTAACCGAGAGTTTGGTGTCAGGCTTTAACCGGACTTCGAACCGGCGAGATTATAACCGAACTTCAACCTTCGGTTAAGAATTTGGCCCAATTTAAGTTTCgatttctttcatatatatgtatagaGCTCTTCCCCCTGCACCTCCATAATGTCATCCTACACCCcaaaattactttaataaccTTCTAAAAATTTGCAAAAGTTGTAACTTATTATCATCCTGCATcccataattattttaatattcatcCACTTACACACGGTTCAATAGCATTAATGGAAGTTAATGATCATGTTAATGATTACTTCCTTTTTCACCAaccaattgaaaaaatacaGTATGTATACCTGCACCCCctacattttcaaaatatactgCAACATACTCACTTTGGAACGTTATTCTTTGGTTTTTTTTGTCTGTCATTGGGTTGATTGTGGTCCCTATCATGGTTGATCGTTGGAGTGGTGGTCCCAACTACCATTGGAGGTGGTCCCACTGGTCCGTTGGTGGTGTCTTTTCTGGTGGCGTGTGGTGTTGGGCGCTGAAAGAGGTAAGTTATAAGTTACAAATGTTAACCGAGAGTTTGGTGTCAGGCTTTAGCCGGATTTCTAACCGGAGAGATTATAACCGAACTTCAAGCTTCGGTTAAGAGTTTTGCGCAATTTAAGTTCTggtttctttcatatatatgtATAGGGCTCTTCCTCATGCACCTCCATAATGTCATCCTGCACCCCcaaaattactttaataaccTTCTGAAAATCTGCAAAAGTTGTGGCTTATTCTCATCCTGCATcccataattattttaatatccaTCCACTTACACACAGTTCAGTAGCATTAATGGAAGTTAATGATCATATTAATGATTacttcctttttcaaaaaccaaTTGAAAGAATCCAATGTGTATACCTGCACCCCCTATATTTTTGTACACTACAACATACTCACTTTGCAACgttattctttgttttttttttctgtcgtTGGGTTGATTGTGGTCCCTATCGTGGTTGATCATTGGAGTGGTGGTCCCAATCTGCCATTGGAGGTGGTCCAGGTGGTCCGGTGGTGGTGTCTTTTCTGGTGGCGTGTGGTGTTGTGCGCTGAAAGAGGTATGTTATGAGTTACAAATGTTAACCGAGAGTTTGGTGTCAGGCTTTAACCGGATTTCGAACTGGCGAGATTATAACCGAACTTCAACCTTCGGTTAAGAGTTTGGCGCAATTTAAGTTCCGGTTTCTTTCATATATGTGTATAGAGTTCTTCCCCTTCACCTCCATAATGTCATCTGCACCCCcaaaattactttaataaccTTCTGAAAATATGCAAAAGCTTTGGCTTATTCTCATCCTGCATcccataattattttaatattaatccACTTACACACGGTTCAGTAGCATTAATGTAAGTTAATGATCATATCAATGATTACTTCCTTTTTCACCAACCAATTGAAAGAATCCAGTATGTATACCTGCACCCCGTACATTTTCGAAATACACTGCAACATGCTCACTTTGCAACCTTATTCTTTGGTTTTTTTTGTC includes these proteins:
- the LOC108344055 gene encoding miraculin, which translates into the protein MKNMLLAFVLLFSLSSKPLLGAADVSSEQVIDTSGKKLRVGLSYYIVPASPLIGCSRYGRCVKSGGLSLASIGESCPLDVVFVGGSRGLPLSFSPVDPKKGVVRVSTDLNIMFSTDHSSCAEYSTVWKLEHFDVAKGQWFVTTGGSVGNPGWGTIRNWFKIEKFEGAYKIVYCPTLLPYSKHLCKDVGIFVDENGYKRLALSDVPFKVKFQLA